GTTGATTCTGAGGTGGCAAAGCATGATTGGTTGGTTGGAGGAGTAATTGTAAGGGAGCGGTATGGTGTATCGGCGTCTGCACCGGGTTCGAGTGGCCGGAGAACAGTATGTGTTGCTGATTGGGCTGGACGCGAGTTCTTCAGGTGATGATGGGCCGCCTGAAGAGGAGTCGGAAGCCATTGATGCAGAGCTAGAGACTGTTTAGGCATGGAGGGAAGATACGGGAATTTCTTCTGGGTTGATTTCGTGGGAAATGGAGGTGATTTTAGTGCCAGATTATCTTGGTCTTGATGAGTTTGTTTCTAGagcgtgtttgagagtgtagttataattattttttaaaatgctttttatttgaaaatgtataatttttttttttaaaaaaaattatcttttatattaacgcatcaaaataatttaaaaataccaaaaatattttaaaaacaaaaataacaggacttaataaaatcttaaaatgagAGGCCCAATGGATAGGCTATGACTTCTGAATCCCAGGCTCTTGCTTTTATAACCACAAGACCCACAGCATGGCCGAAGCTGCTCATCagacgtgtgtgtgtgtgtgaaatgaGAAAACAGACCAAAACACAGAATGATTGattaatttcatcaatgaaaGAGCCATATTTAGCAATGATTTTCTGGTTCTAATATACATGGATCAAATAAGCTTAATTTGCAGGAGGAATTGGTCACATAATTGGATATAATTAAGAGACAATCAGAGTATTAATCTGCACCCAAGAAAGGAGTAAACTAGGACAAGAAATTATAGATGCCTAGATGATGTCGTTGGTACATAAACTAATTAGCAGATTAATTCATCTCCATACTAGATTAAACACACGATACAGAACTGAAGATTGCCTGCCATGAAATGTACAGTACTATACGttacattcaaatttacatCCAGATGTAAGCCATCTTTACCATGGCCAGTAATTAAGAACCTGAATGATCTTCGAAATACAAGAaccagaaaaataataatatataaatcgCAATACAGTTTAATCTGTGAATTTcaatcgtgtttttttttacaagttttgcAAGCATTCTAGTTATTCAGTGATCCTGCAACTTCATCCGCAAAGAAAGATTGAAATCTACCGCTTACCTCTCTTGTCTATTATGCCATGGCTGCAATAATACATGTAGTTACGtagaaataatagaaaaacaccATCTTTTCATGCAGGAGACATTTTGGCTCTCCATTTAATATATACGCACACCAGCTAACTGCTCGGGTATAGtactaaaagtattttatatatatatatagtactaAAAGTTGCTGTATAGGGTAATAAAATGCTGACATTGAGTGAAGGATTGagttctaaaataatatatatatattgaatttgatAAGCATAGGCATCGAATAGCACCCGTTAATTTATGCAGCTTAGGAACATATAGGCATATAATAGCCCGGAATGAGCATCTAGACTTTTATCCAAATAAATAATCACATATAGTTGGATtcatatatctaaaaaaaaaaaacatatgaggGGTTTCCTGTGATGcttaagaatataaataaaacagtatttaattttgttttgattaattttatgctTCTAGCACTAGTTGATTTGCTGTTAATTAATCATAGCTATAGAAGACAATCATGCATGATCTTGGTAATTCATGCTTATCAACCGCATGCATTCATGCTTATCATCAGAAAGATTGTATAGCATTTAAGCCGAAGCATCAAAACATCCCtaatttctcctctctttcttatTTATTACATATAATTATAGTTTTGCAATGACCTAATTAATATCTAGTATCATGAACAATACAAGTGCTCTCATGCTTGTTCTCCTTGCATCCAATGGCGATCTTCACCAATAATTTGAGTATAGTACTGTCTTGAGGGAAAATTAACAATTACCAGAATGATGCAAGTTCAAGCATCGAAACTCTTAACagtctagctagctagctcatAAATGAGGCTCCCTAGCTTTGTCTCTACTAGAATATAGATGATGGTGTTCTAGTTCTGAGCTCTTGTCATGCACAGGGTCTCGTTTTTTGATGAGATTTGATTTGcctctaagaaaaagaaaagaatttcaGAGCAGTTTGAGACAGCAGGAAACAGCCTCCTGCCCCCAGAGACACATTACCATCACAAAATGATgcctaacaaaacaaaaaaagtactTTACATCTTTGCACTACCAAACTAGTAATAAAATAGAAGTCCCATcttctatttaattaataaagtaaAGGATCGGTGCATAAATCTTCTAGGTGAACATCATGAATaggatttttcttatttgagaagaaaaaaaaaggctaaagaaCTACATTCTCATAGGGGATGCTTGTGAGGTTTCTCAAGGCATGCAGGTCATGCTGTGGGTAAAGGTTGATGTATGGGAgtgaattttaatatgttttttttattaaaatttaattaattttcttaatatttttgaatcgttttgatgtattaatgtaaaaaataaaattttaaaaataaataaatattattttaatagtttccaaagaaaaaacaacctaGAAAACAACCATTATAAAACTAATAAACGCACTCATAATCTATTCacataaaaacatcattggtTGAACCACTCTTGTGTCTTTTGTCCCATCCAAATTGTTGTCTATCTTCCACGAGAAGTCATTTGATCTTTACAAGCAAAGGATCTTTAAAACTTTCTTTTCTACCTTTCTGAATGAGAATCCacttaaaaatttcaattctgAGTTAGGCGCAGCATCTTCACTCAATGCCTAGCCATTCCACAACGACTCTTGTACCATGGTTCCATTTCCAAGTACAAGGGATATATTCGAGTGGCTGTGTCACTGAGAGTATCAATCTTTTCCCATTGTTTATTAATTAGTATGTTTGTCTCTTCAGCTAACATTAGAAAACCTACCTAAGCAAGAGGTTTATGTAGCGCTTTCAGATGAAGTCATCATCTCCAAAATCTCACAAAGATGCCTACCAAATctctctccttctttttttctggtTTAAACCATTAAGTATCCAACTTTAGGGTTTAGCTTATGCTTTGTGGTGAGAGTGTGTGATTCTGAttcccccctccccctcccagAGAACAAAAGAATGCAATGAGTACTAAACTAGAAGTGCATTTTTCACTCAAGATCTATATTACCGTGACATACAAAGACAATATCCTGTTAAGATCAGACACATGAATCAACGACAAGACATGATGACTATGCATGTCAACGTAATATTAAGCATTTTCCTTCTTTCTGCGGTTAGTAATTCTAATTcctattcaagaaaaaaaaatcaataaaagctGATGAAAAGCATTACtgtgtttcctttttcttgcaGACGTTCCAAGCTGATGACAAGCTGAATATTTTGGCTTTGATGCCCATGCATTGGTGAAACAACTATAATATATAAACCTGTAAAAGCTATCTTAATATATAAACCTGTAAAAGCTATCTTAATTACTAAAATCTTCGTAGCTTCTCTCTAAACACACAAAGAAGCAGATACAGTCCAGCTTAAGGCCGGCAAAGAAACGGATAAACTGGAAAAGGTAGCTTCGAAGTTCATAACCAACAATTTTGGGAGATCGAAGAAACATTAAACATGGGCTCAGAAGATAATAAAGCAACAAGGAAATCAATAAGAAGACAAACTGAAAAATCAGTCTGCAGGAGCATGccacatttaaaatatttgagacTAATTgaacattaaattatatatataaatatattaagatttgaacaaagaacaaaatctCCAGTTATTCATTTCTAGTTCAATGGATACTCATAGGAAGAACCATAACCACGAATATGTGGCGATTTATGGTAATATAGAAGAGAGgaaaatccaatttatgattGACAAAAAAAGTTGGGGAtccttttaacattttaattccCTTCTTTTTGATAACTACAAAAATCAAGACTGATGAGCCCTAAGATTTTGGGTGCAGGAAAAGTTGCGTACCGGACATGGAAGCAGTAAGGGGAAATGGATATGAAGGGTGTGCAAGAGATTCTGCAGCACCCGAAGTTGAAGCTAAAGCGCCAGGAGTTAGGGCATCTGCACTTGGGAGATTAGGCTCTTGAAGTTGTCTGGAAGAGCTTTCACCAAAGTAATAACGACTTTCATGAGGACCTTGATCGTAGAGAATTCCCTTGAAAACACGGCCTCCTATATTAACACTCGTTTGATATGCAAATTGATCAACTGATTCATCAATGGAGCTCACTCTAAAGCAACGAAATGTGACTGTTGAGTTCACTTCAGCAGGAAAATTCTCGATTTCTAAACCTAAAAAAGACCCAATATACACCattaaaactcttaaaaataagCAAATCGTTAAAACAAAGATAAACTTCGTGATGAAAGATAAGGAGAATCATGTATATGGATATGCAATATGCTCTTTGTCGTAGCTACACCCTTGACAGTAGAATAGAATGAAGAGTAGTACTACATATATAGCTACTAGGATTACTATGTTCATCACATACATATCAAGCAAGTGATATggttttcttgagttttttattgACAATATCTAAATAGTACAGAATAGATCTAAAGGAACTGTAACAGTACCTGTTGAGGGATTTTCTCTGGGCCTTTTAGGGTTGTGTCCTTGAAGCTGCTGTTGTTGACAAGGCAAAAGATTTTGAGCCCTCTGTCGCCGTCTACAAGCGGGAACCCAAGTGCTCTTAACATGTGTTTGACACTGAAATCCTTTACTGTTACAGCATGTTCTGCATCTCATGTAAACACAGTCTTTCTTAGCTTGGTTTCCACATTCTTGA
The DNA window shown above is from Populus trichocarpa isolate Nisqually-1 chromosome 4, P.trichocarpa_v4.1, whole genome shotgun sequence and carries:
- the LOC7470018 gene encoding protein SHORT INTERNODES, which gives rise to MMMMMRQGSNLGGSRCQECGNQAKKDCVYMRCRTCCNSKGFQCQTHVKSTWVPACRRRQRAQNLLPCQQQQLQGHNPKRPRENPSTGLEIENFPAEVNSTVTFRCFRVSSIDESVDQFAYQTSVNIGGRVFKGILYDQGPHESRYYFGESSSRQLQEPNLPSADALTPGALASTSGAAESLAHPSYPFPLTASMSGTQLFLHPKS